A window of Cupriavidus pauculus genomic DNA:
GGCGTATCGAGGCGACGCTTGAAGAGTCGCCCAACGCCGGCGGCAAGATGTTCGACACGGGCCTCTTTGACCGGGATACCACCTATCGCATTCAGGATATCGCGGAGTATGAGGACGACCTCTCCAAGATGCTGAATACGGTGTCGATGACCCTGCTGAAGACCGCGCCGCGCGAGCTTGAACAGCGGGCATCGAAGTTCAATCGGCGTTCCTCGATCCTGCTAATCATCCTGATCACCGCCCTCGCTTTCATGCCCGCATTCATGGCGCGCGAGCTGAAGCAGAGCATGCAGGTGCACGGCATGAAGACACACCAGAAAAGCACCAATCCTTCCACCCTCCCATCCAACTGACGAACAAGGCTGAATCATGGACAACAACCTGCAAACCAACACGGCGGCTCGCGACACGACGGCGGGCGACACCCTGGTACCGCTCAACCGCCTGAGCCGTGCCGAGCAATGGAAGCGCATCCGTAGCAATCCGCGCTTCCGTGGCCAGCACGGCGGCATTCTGGACGAATACGGTTTCTACCTGCTGCTCGTGGCCTTCTCGCTCGTTGCGATCCTCGTGCTCTTCTCGGGCAACTCGACCGATTCGCAGGTCCAGCAGTTCACGACCGAGCTCAACAAGGTGATGGGCAAGGTGAAGACGAACTATCGCGGCCGTTACGGCACGGTGACCGTGGCTTCGGTGGTCGACAACGGCACGTTCAAGGACCTCACGACGATGACGGTAGACAGCGGAACGGTGACCGTGCAGCCGGGCGGCGGCACGCTGACGATCGTGCCGGGCAAGCTGCTGACGGCCAACGATTCGGTCCAGTACACCATCCCGAATCAGCCCGACGCCGCGTGCACGCAGATTGCTTCGGCCTTCCAGAGCAGCGCCGGCAAGATCGTTGTCAACGGTGTCCCTATTAAGAGCGTCGGGGGCAGTGTGAATATGACGGAGGTGAAGTGCTCCGGCGACAGCAACACGATCGACCTTTTCATGTCCTGATCTCGGTCTAACGCGGGTAGAGACTGCCCGGCCGCTGGCCGGGCTTTGGCATAGGAGAGTGGAATATGTTGATGTCGAACTACACCATGGGGCTGGCGCTCAGCAGCGTCGCGCTGTTGGCATCGATCCCGTGGACGTACGCGGAGATCGAGGAGGTGCAATCGGTCGGGACGGGCAACTACCTGGCGACCATCGCTTCCGCCGCCAATACCTACACGTTCGAGGCGTTCACGGATCTGGCGAAGAGCCCGGCCGGCCCCACGAACCTGACCGTGGGCGGCAAGACGATCGGGGTGCAGGATCCCCTGCATCCCACAGTCCAGGACTTTATCAACTTCGGGCTCTTGCCGATCGGCTACACCGACATCAGTCCGCTGGGCCTGACGTTTCGGATCGACCTGACGCCGACGAACTGCGCGGTCAACATCACGGCCTGCTCGATCCCGGGTCTGGTGTACTCGACGACGGGATACCGGGATGCGATCGGGCGTGTTCGGACGGATCTGCTCGGCCTTGCCGTTTCGAAGGCGGGGCAGGATGCCGGTGTTTCGTACGCGGAAACGCCCGCGACGATCACGGGCATGTCCGCCAGCTGGTCGACCCCCAACCCCGTCGCTGGTAGGCCTTCCGGTGTTCTGGCGATGCGGACTGGCTCCAGCTCCCTCCTGGCGCAGTCGATGAACCAGTTCTACAAGCGCGACGGCTCGTTGAACCTGACGGGCCCTATGGACGCCAATAACCAGGCGATGAACCGGGTGGGGAACT
This region includes:
- a CDS encoding type 4 pilus major pilin; translated protein: MDNNLQTNTAARDTTAGDTLVPLNRLSRAEQWKRIRSNPRFRGQHGGILDEYGFYLLLVAFSLVAILVLFSGNSTDSQVQQFTTELNKVMGKVKTNYRGRYGTVTVASVVDNGTFKDLTTMTVDSGTVTVQPGGGTLTIVPGKLLTANDSVQYTIPNQPDAACTQIASAFQSSAGKIVVNGVPIKSVGGSVNMTEVKCSGDSNTIDLFMS
- a CDS encoding shufflon system plasmid conjugative transfer pilus tip adhesin PilV, whose protein sequence is MSNYTMGLALSSVALLASIPWTYAEIEEVQSVGTGNYLATIASAANTYTFEAFTDLAKSPAGPTNLTVGGKTIGVQDPLHPTVQDFINFGLLPIGYTDISPLGLTFRIDLTPTNCAVNITACSIPGLVYSTTGYRDAIGRVRTDLLGLAVSKAGQDAGVSYAETPATITGMSASWSTPNPVAGRPSGVLAMRTGSSSLLAQSMNQFYKRDGSLNLTGPMDANNQAMNRVGNFQSNGSVSAAGNVSASGSVGASGNVIAGASVSGNALYGNYVQSNGGALIGGEMQAGQVTANLVQSTGNVTSAGNMVASGYMYAAGALVPSVGGGQQVVEGWACADPQGAIRSDPNGKTLSCQNGVWRSAGGGDGLIVGFWNGSNSAGNYAGICISHAGASGGMYDNSYMVMNPACPAGSYGYPTNFATR